The following proteins are co-located in the Labrys monachus genome:
- a CDS encoding ABC transporter permease, translating to MISDIAFSAIRISTPLIFAALGGLFTFQAGMLNIALDGFMIVAAFAAIAAAYISGSLAVGVLAGILAGMLMAALMALFNLRFRAHIFIVGIAVTFLAYGLTALLLKSLLGQDGVFASDAIPTFPAIDIPFVADIPVVGPLASGHTLLVYVAYLAIPVVHWWLYRTRWGLRVRVVGEAEDAARAAGIPVERVKFQTMLLSGLFCGLAGAYLSLGYVSLFAKQMNNDRGLIALAAIFFAKGRPVRTAAVAVLFGLATALSVRLPQVTGAAPQLLELIPYLVTILAMVIVGIRTTRDNALNGSWRFDQ from the coding sequence ATGATTTCCGACATCGCCTTCTCCGCCATCCGCATCTCCACGCCGCTGATCTTCGCGGCGCTGGGCGGCCTCTTCACCTTCCAGGCGGGCATGCTGAACATCGCGCTGGATGGCTTCATGATCGTCGCCGCCTTCGCCGCCATCGCCGCCGCCTATATCTCGGGCAGCCTCGCCGTCGGCGTGCTGGCCGGCATCCTCGCGGGCATGCTGATGGCGGCGCTGATGGCGCTGTTCAACCTGCGCTTCCGCGCCCATATCTTCATCGTCGGCATCGCCGTCACCTTCCTCGCCTATGGCCTCACCGCCCTGCTCCTCAAGAGCCTGCTCGGCCAGGACGGCGTGTTCGCCTCCGACGCCATCCCCACCTTCCCGGCCATCGACATCCCCTTCGTCGCCGACATACCGGTGGTCGGGCCGCTGGCCAGCGGCCATACCCTCCTCGTCTACGTCGCCTATCTCGCCATACCCGTGGTGCATTGGTGGCTCTACCGCACGCGCTGGGGCCTCCGGGTGCGGGTGGTCGGCGAGGCCGAGGACGCCGCGCGCGCCGCCGGCATCCCCGTCGAGCGGGTGAAATTCCAGACCATGCTGCTCAGCGGCCTGTTCTGCGGCCTCGCCGGCGCCTATCTGTCGCTCGGCTATGTCTCGCTGTTCGCCAAGCAGATGAACAATGATCGCGGCCTGATCGCCCTGGCGGCGATCTTCTTCGCCAAGGGGCGGCCGGTACGCACCGCGGCCGTCGCCGTGCTGTTCGGCCTGGCGACGGCGCTCTCGGTGCGACTGCCGCAGGTCACCGGCGCGGCGCCGCAGCTGCTCGAGCTGATCCCCTATCTCGTGACCATCCTCGCCATGGTGATCGTCGGCATCCGCACGACGCGCGACAATGCGCTGAACGGAAGCTGGCGCTTCGATCAGTAG
- a CDS encoding EAL domain-containing protein produces MKRLSEIVPAIKAIKRGAYDLLGGRTVRVETALEAMPQAVCMFDSRRRLIHGNGRYADLFDLPPELAKPGTPLLDILHHGAMFGPLPDEDPKSHVWRPLDAADRAGHSAALLELKDGRIVRVSHQPTTGGGWLSTYDDITGQTRIGNELAQARAALGLEEEAFDLLFDSNPVPMWVFDRESLRFLAVNNAAVERYGYSRDQFLSMTILDIRPKEEWEAARSAAGREWTAENGSTWRHKRADGGELLVDVYARSITYEGRSGQLVAVVDGTERLKARDELRRAQEFLAVVIESIPDAIFVRDARSGRFILLNKAAEDFLGMTRENVIGKLIEEVYPATAIEEITRQDEELLRNGELAVDSHAINLRSGDSRFITLNRILLKGADGAPLHMLAVIRDVTERARADKRIAHLALHDPLTDLPNRTAFNERLAAILKASIDTGDRFAILSIDLDHLKEVNDIFGHASGDQLLCEVSRRLLAVAEGGLVARIGGDEFALIAKADRAASIALADRVIDAVSGDLDILGEPIRTSLGIGIAIFPDDGGDATTLLANADAALHRAKKEGPGVSRSYTPEMDKKLRERRSMRRELASAIERGELVVFYQPQAEIAGKITGFEALLRWRHPTRGWVSPGTFIPLAEESRLIVPIGEWVLREVCREAASWPLPLGVAVNLSPVQFQHSDLPGLIRSILLETGLASNQLELEITEGVLMDDSGRIASILREVKALGVRIAMDDFGSGYSSLSYLQSFPFDKIKIDRTFVTKIEDNPQSAAIVRAVLGLAHGLRLPVLAEGVETEEELAFLAREGCDHVQGYYIGRPLPIAEYAGVVGRI; encoded by the coding sequence TTGAAGCGGCTTTCTGAAATAGTCCCGGCGATCAAGGCGATCAAACGAGGGGCATACGATCTCCTCGGCGGGCGGACGGTGCGCGTCGAAACCGCCCTGGAAGCGATGCCGCAAGCCGTCTGCATGTTTGATTCCCGGCGACGGCTGATCCACGGCAACGGCCGTTACGCCGATCTCTTCGATCTGCCGCCGGAGCTTGCAAAGCCGGGGACCCCGCTTCTCGACATCCTCCATCATGGAGCCATGTTCGGTCCGCTTCCGGACGAGGATCCCAAATCCCATGTCTGGAGGCCGCTCGACGCTGCGGATCGGGCCGGGCATTCCGCCGCCCTGCTCGAACTGAAGGATGGCCGCATCGTTCGGGTTTCCCACCAGCCGACGACCGGCGGGGGCTGGCTTTCGACATATGACGACATCACCGGGCAAACCCGCATCGGCAACGAATTGGCACAGGCGCGGGCCGCCCTGGGTCTGGAGGAGGAAGCCTTCGATCTGCTGTTCGACAGCAACCCCGTTCCCATGTGGGTCTTCGATCGGGAAAGCCTCCGCTTCCTCGCGGTCAACAATGCGGCTGTGGAGCGCTATGGCTATAGCCGCGACCAGTTCCTTTCGATGACGATCCTGGATATTCGACCGAAAGAGGAGTGGGAGGCCGCGAGAAGCGCCGCCGGCAGGGAATGGACGGCCGAGAACGGCAGCACATGGCGGCACAAGAGGGCAGACGGCGGCGAGCTTCTCGTCGACGTCTACGCGCGATCGATCACCTATGAGGGACGCAGCGGACAGCTGGTCGCCGTCGTGGACGGGACCGAGCGCCTGAAGGCGCGAGACGAATTGCGGCGCGCGCAGGAGTTCCTGGCCGTCGTGATCGAAAGCATACCGGACGCGATCTTCGTCAGGGATGCCCGGAGCGGACGGTTCATCCTTCTGAACAAGGCCGCGGAAGACTTTCTCGGCATGACTCGCGAGAATGTCATCGGAAAGCTGATCGAAGAGGTCTATCCCGCGACGGCCATCGAGGAAATTACCAGGCAGGACGAGGAACTGTTGCGAAACGGCGAACTCGCCGTCGACAGCCACGCGATCAATTTGCGCTCGGGGGACTCGCGTTTCATCACGCTGAACCGCATCTTGCTGAAGGGTGCGGACGGCGCACCGCTGCACATGCTGGCCGTCATCCGGGATGTCACCGAGCGCGCCCGGGCCGACAAGCGCATTGCCCATCTGGCGCTGCACGATCCCTTGACGGACCTGCCGAACAGGACTGCGTTCAATGAGCGTCTTGCCGCGATACTGAAGGCGTCCATCGACACGGGCGACCGTTTCGCCATTCTCAGCATCGACCTCGATCACCTCAAGGAGGTCAACGACATCTTCGGCCATGCCTCCGGAGACCAATTGTTGTGCGAAGTATCGCGCAGGCTCCTCGCCGTCGCCGAGGGGGGATTGGTGGCGCGCATCGGCGGCGACGAGTTCGCGCTGATCGCCAAGGCGGACAGGGCAGCAAGCATCGCGCTCGCCGATCGGGTGATCGACGCCGTCAGCGGCGATCTGGATATTCTAGGCGAGCCTATCCGCACAAGCCTGGGCATCGGCATTGCGATCTTTCCGGACGATGGCGGCGATGCGACAACGCTTCTGGCAAATGCGGACGCCGCGCTCCATCGCGCCAAGAAGGAAGGACCGGGGGTCTCGCGGTCATATACACCCGAGATGGACAAGAAGCTGCGCGAACGCCGTTCGATGCGGCGCGAGCTGGCCTCCGCGATCGAGCGCGGCGAACTGGTCGTGTTCTATCAGCCGCAGGCGGAAATCGCCGGCAAGATCACCGGATTCGAGGCCCTGCTGCGTTGGCGGCATCCAACCCGGGGATGGGTTTCTCCGGGCACCTTCATCCCCCTCGCCGAAGAGAGCCGCCTCATCGTGCCGATCGGCGAGTGGGTGCTGCGCGAGGTATGCCGTGAGGCTGCATCCTGGCCGCTTCCCCTGGGCGTGGCCGTCAATCTGTCTCCGGTGCAATTCCAGCACAGCGATCTGCCCGGCCTTATCCGTTCCATCCTTCTCGAAACCGGCCTCGCCTCGAACCAGCTCGAACTGGAGATCACGGAAGGCGTGTTGATGGACGATTCCGGGCGCATCGCGTCGATCCTCCGCGAGGTCAAGGCTCTGGGCGTGCGGATCGCGATGGACGACTTCGGAAGCGGATATTCATCATTGTCCTATCTTCAGTCGTTCCCCTTCGACAAGATCAAGATCGATCGCACCTTCGTGACGAAGATCGAGGACAATCCCCAATCGGCGGCGATCGTGCGGGCCGTGCTGGGGCTTGCTCACGGCCTGCGATTGCCGGTTCTCGCCGAGGGGGTCGAAACCGAGGAGGAACTCGCCTTCCTCGCCCGCGAAGGCTGCGACCATGTGCAGGGATATTACATCGGACGGCCGCTCCCCATCGCGGAATATGCCGGGGTGGTGGGGCGCATCTAG